In the genome of Populus nigra chromosome 9, ddPopNigr1.1, whole genome shotgun sequence, one region contains:
- the LOC133703152 gene encoding protein PIN-LIKES 3-like yields MGFLDLFVAALMPVLKVLLITGLGLFLALDRIDLLGANARHCMNNLVFYLFGPALVVSQLGETITFQSLSTLWFMPVNILLTFIIGSILAWILIKITKTPPHLQGLVIGCCSAGNLGNLLLIIVPAVCMESNSPFGDSTICSTNGTTYASLSMAVGAIYIWTYVYIIMRIYSDKIAEDTDTNQPISDSESYKALLLSRKNSGSSGCSKEDELPLTISGEKLTVMEKIFQSVKKFTAKINLKMVFAPATIAAICGFIIGTVSPIRILMIGDSAPLRVIDSSASLLGEATIPCMTLIVGSNLLRGLRKSGVSVSVIAGIVAVRNIFLPIIGIGIVKAAHHLGMVESDSLYQFILLLQYALPPAMTVGVIAQLFKAGEGECSVIMLWSYALSALSLTLWSTFYMWLLQ; encoded by the exons ATGGGATTTCTTGATCTCTTTGTTGCGGCATTAATGCCAGTTCTGAAAGTACTCTTGATTACTGGACTTGGCTTGTTCTTAGCGCTCGATCGCATAGATCTCCTGGGAGCGAATGCAAGACACTGCATGAATAAT CTTGTATTCTATCTGTTTGGTCCAGCGCTCGTGGTTAGCCAGCTTGGAGAGACCATTACTTTCCAAAGTTTGAGTACCTT ATGGTTTATGCCAGTCAATATCCTTCTGACATTCATAATCGGCTCTATACTGGCTTGGATTCtcattaaaatcacaaaaactccGCCGCACCTCCAAGGCCTTGTCATTGGTTGCTGTTCTGCTGGAAATCTGGGGAATTTGCTTCTAATTATTGTTCCTGCAGTCTGCATGGAGTCAAATAGCCCATTTGGAGATTCAACTATCTGCTCCACTAATGGAACAACTTATGCTTCTCTTTCCATGGCG GTTGGAGCTATTTATATATGGACCTATGTGTATATTATCATGAGGATATATTCAGATAAGATTGCTGAAGATACTGATACAAATCAACCCATATCAGATTCTGAAAGTTATAAAGCGTTActtctttcaagaaaaaactcTGGCTCCAGTGGCTGTTCTAAGGAAGATGAACTTCCTCTAACTATTTCTGGGGAAAAA TTGACAGTTATGGAGAAGATTTTTCAGTCTGTTAAGAAATTTACAGCAAAGATCAACCTGAAGATGGTGTTTGCACCGGCAACAATTGCAGCG ATTTGTGGGTTTATAATTGGCACAGTCTCTCCAATCCGAATACTGATGATCGGGGATAGTGCTCCTCTTCGCGTGATTGATAGTTCTGCATCTTTGCTCGG AGAGGCAACAATTCCATGCATGACACTGATAGTAGGATCTAACCTTCTCAGAG GTTTAAGAAAATCAGGAGTGAGTGTATCAGTCATTGCAGGGATTGTAGCTGTGCGAAATATTTTCTTGCCAATTATTGGCATCGGTATTGTCAAAGCGGCACATCATCTCGGCATGGTTGAATCAGACTCCTTGTATCAGTTTATCCTTCTGCTTCAATATGCACTTCCTCCTGCAATGACAGTAG GGGTTATTGCACAGCTTTTCAAGGCCGGTGAAGGTGAATGTTCAGTCATTATGCTGTGGAGTTATGCTTTATCAGCACTGTCTCTTACCCTCTGGTCAACCTTTTACATGTGGCTGCTGCAGTAA